GTTCGTTCCTGCGCGCACTTGAGCGGGAAGGCGACCTCAAGCGCATCAAGGCCGAGGTCGACCCGTATCTGGAAGTCGGCGAGATCGTGGACCGGGTGCAGAAGTCCGGTGGTCCCGCGCTGCTCTTCGAGAACGTCAAGGGCTCGGCGATGCCGCTCGCCATGAATGTCTACGGCACCGACCGCCGGCTCCTGAAGGCGCTCGACCTGAAGTCCTACGAGGACATCAGCGGCAAGATCGGCGGGCTGCTCAAGCCGGAGCTGCCGCACGGTTTCGTCGGCGTGCGCGAGGCGTTCGGAAAGCTCGCCGGGATGACGCACGTCCCGCCGAAGAAGGTCAAGGAAGCGCCCGTACAGGAGGTCGTGCTCCGCGGCGACGACGTCGACCTGGACCGGCTCCCGGCGCTGTTCACCTGGCCCGAGGACGGCGGCTCCTTCTTCAACCTGGGGCTGACGCACACCAAGCACCCGGAGACCGGGGTGCGCAACCTCGGCCTGTACCGGCTGCAGCGCCACGACAAGCGCACCATCGGTATGCACTGGCAGATCCACAAGGACAGCCGCAACCACTACCAGGTCGCCGCCAAGCGCGGGGAGAAGCTGCCGGTCGCCATCGCCTTCGGCTGCCCGCCGGCCGTGACGTACGCCTCGACCGCGCCGCTGCCCGGGGACATCGACGAGTACCTCTTCGCGGGCTTCCTCCAGGGCAAGCGGATCGAGATGGTCGACTGCAAGACCGTCCCGCTCCAGGTCCCGGCGAACGCCGAGGTCGTCATCGAGGGCTGGCTGGAGCCCGGCGAGATGCTGCCCGAGGGCCCGTTCGGCGACCACACCGGCTTCTACACACCGCAGGAGCCGTTCCCGGCGCTGACCATCGACTGTGTGACGATGCGTAAGCGGCCGCTGCTCCAGTCGATCGTGGTCGGCCGGCCGCCGACGGAGGACGGCCCGCTGGGCCGGGCGACGGAGCGCTTCTTCCTCCCCCTGCTCAAGATCATCGTCCCGGACATCGTGGACTACCACCTCCCCGAGTCCGGCGGCTTCCACAACTGCGCGATCGTCTCGATCGACAAGAAGTACCCCAAGCACGCGCAGAAGGTCATGCACGCCATCTGGGGCGCGCACATGATGTCGCTGACCAAGCTGATCGTGGTC
This genomic stretch from Streptomyces nigrescens harbors:
- a CDS encoding menaquinone biosynthesis decarboxylase, with protein sequence MAYDDLRSFLRALEREGDLKRIKAEVDPYLEVGEIVDRVQKSGGPALLFENVKGSAMPLAMNVYGTDRRLLKALDLKSYEDISGKIGGLLKPELPHGFVGVREAFGKLAGMTHVPPKKVKEAPVQEVVLRGDDVDLDRLPALFTWPEDGGSFFNLGLTHTKHPETGVRNLGLYRLQRHDKRTIGMHWQIHKDSRNHYQVAAKRGEKLPVAIAFGCPPAVTYASTAPLPGDIDEYLFAGFLQGKRIEMVDCKTVPLQVPANAEVVIEGWLEPGEMLPEGPFGDHTGFYTPQEPFPALTIDCVTMRKRPLLQSIVVGRPPTEDGPLGRATERFFLPLLKIIVPDIVDYHLPESGGFHNCAIVSIDKKYPKHAQKVMHAIWGAHMMSLTKLIVVVDADCDVHNLHEVSWRALGNTDYARDLTVVEGPVDHLDHASYQQFWGGKAGIDATKKWPEEGYTRDGGWPEMVESDPRTAALVDRRWKEYGLS